In Felis catus isolate Fca126 chromosome A2, F.catus_Fca126_mat1.0, whole genome shotgun sequence, the following proteins share a genomic window:
- the LSM5 gene encoding U6 snRNA-associated Sm-like protein LSm5 encodes MAANATTNPSQLLPLELVDKCIGSRIHIVMKSDKEIVGTLLGFDDFVNMVLEDVTEFEITPEGRRITKLDQILLNGNNITMLVPGGEGPEV; translated from the exons ATGGCGGCGAACGCTACTACTAACCCGTCGCAGCTGCTTCCTCTAG aacttGTGGACAAATGTATAGGATCAAGAATTCACATTGTGATGAAGAGTGATAAAGAGATTGTTGGCACACTTTTGGGATTTGATGACTTTGTCA ATATGGTACTGGAGGATGTCACTGAGTT TGAAATCACACCAGAAGGAAGAAGGATCACTAAATTAGATCAGATtttgttaaatggaaataatataacAATG CTGGTTCCTGGAGGAGAAGGACCTGAAGTATGA